A region from the Chitinophaga sp. Cy-1792 genome encodes:
- a CDS encoding alpha/beta hydrolase — protein sequence MESIQPQTNTFISTDGLNVFYRNWNTANPKALVIIAHGFNSHSGYYQWAAEQLTAQHYEVYALDFPGRGQSDGERYYIADYHTFAGELDKLINIAQTAHPNLPTFLMGHSAGGVMSVVYTLAHQDKLSGLISESFAFQVPAPDFAIAALKGLSHIFPHAHVLKLKNEDFSRNKEVVDFMNHDPLIADEVQPTKTVQQLALADEQLKADVAEIKLPVFFLHGTADKATKPSGSQFFYDNVSSTDKTLKFYEGHYHDMLNDLDKEIVMKDILDWLDKHSS from the coding sequence TACTTTCATTTCCACTGACGGATTGAACGTTTTTTACAGAAACTGGAACACGGCTAACCCTAAAGCCCTGGTTATTATAGCCCACGGTTTTAACTCCCACAGCGGTTACTATCAATGGGCCGCAGAACAATTAACCGCTCAGCATTATGAAGTGTATGCCCTCGATTTTCCAGGAAGAGGTCAGTCTGACGGAGAGCGGTATTATATTGCAGACTATCACACCTTTGCAGGAGAGCTGGATAAACTGATCAACATTGCTCAGACAGCACATCCCAATTTACCTACATTTTTAATGGGTCATAGCGCCGGTGGCGTTATGTCAGTTGTCTACACCCTGGCTCACCAGGATAAACTGAGCGGTTTGATTTCTGAAAGCTTTGCTTTTCAGGTACCTGCCCCGGATTTTGCTATTGCCGCATTAAAAGGGTTGAGTCATATCTTCCCGCATGCGCATGTACTGAAACTGAAAAATGAAGACTTCTCCCGTAATAAGGAAGTAGTTGATTTTATGAACCATGATCCGCTCATCGCCGATGAAGTGCAACCAACAAAAACGGTGCAGCAACTTGCCCTTGCAGATGAGCAACTGAAAGCAGATGTGGCTGAAATAAAACTCCCTGTCTTTTTCCTCCATGGTACTGCCGATAAAGCCACCAAGCCTTCTGGTAGCCAATTCTTTTATGACAATGTTTCTTCAACGGATAAAACGTTGAAGTTTTATGAAGGGCATTATCATGATATGCTCAATGATCTTGATAAAGAGATAGTAATGAAAGATATCCTGGACTGGTTAGATAAACATAGTTCTTAA